The following proteins are co-located in the Longimicrobium terrae genome:
- a CDS encoding adenosine deaminase family protein, which yields MRTISFSRQALALPLILAALPLAASAQARPAAEEQAARYMDAVRSQPRALETFIREMPKGADLHNHLSGAVYAESFLRWAAEDGLCINTRQHTILTRSCTPSDTLRPASAIADTSALYAELVDAMSMRNWDSTTVSGHDQFFATFGRANALDRRVGDELAEASSRAGRGKLLYMELMMTPDRRAARTLGDQAGWTPDFGRMRDTLLALGMRDVGRAASARLDSIAARRDTLLGCGGPRPDAGCAVDVRWLYQVSRANPPQQVFAQILLGFLMAQSDPRVVGLNLVQPEDAPVAMRDYSLQMRMIQFLRRDFPTVKVTLHAGELAPGLVPDEGLRFHVREAVRVAGADRIGHGVDIMHEDSAQELMAEMARRGTMVEINLTSNDMILGIRGAAHPLHAYMQAGVPVALSTDDEGVARSEMALEYLKAVRDQNLGYPALKQMARTSLQHAFVAGEPLWRDLNALTPAAACTASAGGMDGARCNAFVARSTRARLQRDLERRFAAFEQQAAQMLEAPVPAAAR from the coding sequence ATGCGGACCATATCGTTCTCCCGCCAGGCACTCGCGCTCCCGCTGATTCTGGCGGCGCTCCCCCTGGCGGCTTCTGCGCAGGCCCGCCCCGCCGCCGAAGAGCAGGCGGCGCGCTACATGGACGCCGTGCGCTCCCAGCCCCGGGCGCTGGAAACCTTCATCCGCGAAATGCCCAAGGGCGCGGATCTGCACAACCACCTGTCCGGCGCCGTCTACGCGGAAAGCTTTCTGCGCTGGGCGGCGGAAGACGGACTGTGCATCAATACCCGCCAGCACACGATCCTGACGCGCTCGTGCACGCCGTCCGACACGCTGCGCCCGGCCTCCGCCATTGCCGACACGTCCGCGCTGTACGCGGAACTGGTGGACGCAATGTCGATGCGGAACTGGGATTCCACAACGGTCAGCGGCCACGACCAGTTCTTTGCCACCTTCGGCCGCGCCAACGCGCTCGACCGGCGCGTGGGCGACGAACTGGCGGAAGCGTCGTCGCGCGCCGGCCGCGGCAAGCTGCTGTACATGGAGTTGATGATGACGCCGGACCGCCGCGCCGCGCGCACGCTGGGCGACCAGGCGGGCTGGACGCCGGACTTCGGGCGGATGCGCGACACGCTGCTGGCGCTGGGGATGCGCGACGTGGGCCGCGCCGCCTCCGCGCGGCTGGACAGCATCGCCGCGCGCCGCGACACGCTGCTGGGCTGCGGCGGTCCGCGCCCGGACGCGGGGTGCGCGGTGGACGTGCGCTGGCTGTACCAGGTTTCGCGCGCCAACCCGCCGCAGCAGGTGTTTGCGCAGATCCTTCTGGGCTTTCTGATGGCGCAATCCGATCCGCGGGTGGTCGGCCTGAACCTGGTGCAGCCGGAAGACGCGCCCGTTGCCATGCGCGACTATTCGCTGCAGATGCGCATGATCCAGTTTCTGCGCCGCGACTTTCCCACGGTCAAGGTCACGCTGCACGCGGGCGAGCTGGCTCCCGGGCTGGTGCCGGACGAGGGGCTGCGCTTTCACGTGCGCGAGGCGGTGCGGGTGGCGGGCGCGGACCGCATCGGACACGGCGTGGACATCATGCACGAGGACAGCGCGCAGGAACTGATGGCAGAAATGGCGCGCCGCGGGACGATGGTGGAGATCAACCTGACCAGCAACGACATGATCCTGGGCATTCGCGGCGCGGCGCATCCGCTGCACGCGTACATGCAGGCGGGCGTGCCGGTGGCGCTGAGCACGGATGACGAGGGCGTGGCGCGGTCGGAGATGGCGCTGGAGTACCTCAAGGCCGTGCGCGACCAGAACCTGGGCTATCCCGCGCTCAAGCAGATGGCGCGCACGTCACTGCAGCACGCGTTCGTGGCGGGCGAGCCGCTGTGGCGCGATCTGAACGCCCTGACGCCGGCGGCCGCGTGCACCGCGTCCGCGGGCGGGATGGACGGCGCACGGTGCAACGCGTTCGTTGCCCGCAGCACGCGCGCGCGTCTGCAACGCGACCTGGAGCGCCGCTTCGCCGCTTTCGAGCAGCAGGCCGCGCAGATGCTGGAAGCACCGGTTCCCGCCGCCGCGCGCTGA
- a CDS encoding short chain dehydrogenase, whose amino-acid sequence MKVLVIGGTGTIGQAVVRELGDDNEVVVAGRNGGDLRVDITSPDSIRDLLQQVGTVDAIVSCAGQAAFAATTELTEEQMELSVRSKLLGQVNLVRFGAAHVVDGGSITLSSGLLAHQPARGSAAISMVNAGVEAFARAAALDLPRGIRVNVVSPPWVAETLTAMGRDPSKGLPADKVALAYAECVRGSRTGEVLDARDFANG is encoded by the coding sequence ATGAAGGTTCTGGTAATCGGCGGAACGGGCACCATCGGCCAGGCAGTCGTCCGCGAACTCGGGGATGACAACGAGGTGGTGGTCGCGGGGCGCAACGGCGGGGATCTGCGCGTAGACATCACCTCGCCGGACTCCATCCGCGATCTGCTGCAGCAGGTGGGGACGGTGGATGCGATCGTCTCATGCGCGGGGCAGGCCGCCTTTGCCGCCACGACGGAACTGACGGAGGAGCAGATGGAGCTTTCCGTGCGCAGCAAGCTGCTGGGGCAGGTGAATCTGGTGCGGTTCGGCGCGGCGCACGTGGTGGATGGTGGCTCGATTACGCTCAGCAGTGGGCTTCTGGCGCACCAGCCCGCGCGTGGCAGTGCGGCCATCAGCATGGTGAACGCCGGGGTCGAGGCCTTCGCCAGGGCCGCCGCGCTGGATCTGCCGCGCGGCATTCGCGTGAACGTGGTGAGCCCGCCATGGGTGGCGGAAACGCTGACCGCCATGGGCCGCGATCCGTCCAAGGGCCTTCCCGCGGACAAGGTCGCGCTCGCCTACGCGGAGTGCGTGCGCGGCTCGCGCACGGGCGAGGTGCTGGACGCGCGCGACTTCGCGAACGGATAG